The Bacteroidota bacterium genome window below encodes:
- a CDS encoding SLBB domain-containing protein, protein MKLKIAIVLALLLCYSYSYSQKENPLDKLQGKTTTPTTTSPTKINADAPQLFGSISDANVHSKTTPVEGIIKPNEYIVGPNDLFSLGLYGFVNQQIPLYVSLEGSVIIPTVGEIQVANMSLKEAKEKVVKAVKKRYYSSDVSFTLTQPRTFLVKVNGLSQGIYEVSPVMRVSDLVSRVFYDTTNVTSVYNKRINQVDYFQTQTSMRNISLTRKDGSVLKVDLYKYFITGDSKFNPQFLEGDLLKIPMNQLDKNYITINGAVQLAGSYEYSSGDNLETAIGLARGFDSYAEQDSIIIYRPYLNNKGFDVIKLSYAKDKDYMLENFDRVFVKYSTDYRKKVTALILGEVPRPGYYPIAFKTTTVKDLIEMAGGVTENAYLPLCIVFRKYDKEYSAKDSNEIYINQRANDLIVTDRDKQNFDIDIKSRRGRVIVDFNKLLNENDLSQNVVLEDDDIVYINDNKNVVYVYGTVNNEGYVKFVEGKDYDYYIQQAGGFGNGADESETRIIKFNSRGWYKPEQTKVESGDFVYVPKKQRESFKDTMALIGTIVGIVGTVITSFILIQNSTK, encoded by the coding sequence TTGAAATTAAAGATTGCAATCGTTCTTGCACTATTATTGTGCTATTCCTACAGCTATTCTCAAAAAGAAAATCCACTCGATAAGTTACAAGGTAAGACTACAACTCCTACAACAACTTCACCTACTAAAATAAATGCAGATGCACCTCAGTTATTTGGATCTATTTCAGATGCAAATGTGCATTCTAAAACAACACCTGTAGAAGGTATTATAAAACCAAATGAATACATAGTAGGTCCCAATGATTTATTTAGTTTGGGATTGTACGGCTTTGTAAATCAACAGATTCCATTATATGTTTCATTAGAAGGCTCAGTAATTATCCCCACGGTAGGTGAAATTCAGGTAGCGAATATGAGTTTAAAAGAAGCAAAAGAAAAAGTTGTAAAAGCTGTAAAAAAGAGATATTATTCCAGTGATGTTAGCTTTACTCTCACTCAACCCAGAACTTTTCTTGTTAAAGTTAATGGGCTTTCCCAAGGTATTTACGAAGTAAGCCCGGTAATGCGTGTTAGTGATCTGGTAAGCAGGGTATTTTATGATACCACAAACGTAACGAGTGTTTATAATAAAAGAATAAATCAGGTAGATTATTTCCAGACTCAGACATCCATGAGAAATATTTCTTTGACAAGAAAGGACGGCTCTGTTTTAAAAGTAGATTTATACAAGTATTTTATTACAGGAGATAGTAAATTTAATCCTCAATTCCTAGAGGGAGATTTGTTGAAAATCCCCATGAATCAACTGGATAAAAATTATATTACAATAAACGGAGCTGTTCAGTTAGCAGGTAGCTACGAATATTCTTCAGGAGATAATTTAGAGACAGCCATAGGTCTTGCCCGAGGATTTGACTCTTATGCCGAGCAGGACAGTATAATTATTTATAGGCCATATTTGAATAATAAAGGTTTTGATGTTATTAAATTATCATATGCAAAAGATAAAGATTATATGCTTGAAAACTTTGACAGAGTTTTTGTTAAATACAGTACAGATTACAGAAAGAAAGTAACAGCTTTAATTTTAGGGGAAGTTCCACGTCCCGGTTACTATCCGATTGCTTTTAAAACAACGACGGTAAAAGATTTAATAGAGATGGCTGGTGGTGTTACAGAAAATGCTTATTTGCCATTATGCATTGTATTCCGTAAATATGATAAAGAATATTCAGCAAAAGATTCCAATGAAATATATATCAATCAAAGGGCGAATGATTTAATTGTTACTGATAGAGATAAACAAAATTTTGATATTGATATTAAGTCAAGAAGAGGACGTGTAATAGTAGATTTTAATAAATTGTTAAATGAAAATGATTTAAGCCAAAATGTTGTGCTTGAAGATGATGATATTGTATATATTAACGATAATAAAAATGTAGTTTATGTTTACGGAACTGTAAACAATGAAGGATATGTAAAATTTGTAGAAGGCAAAGATTATGATTATTACATACAGCAGGCAGGCGGATTTGGTAATGGAGCAGATGAAAGCGAAACACGAATTATTAAGTTCAATTCCCGCGGCTGGTACAAACCTGAGCAGACAAAAGTAGAATCCGGAGATTTTGTTTATGTACCTAAAAAACAAAGGGAGTCATTTAAAGATACAATGGCATTAATCGGAACGATAGTTGGAATTGTTGGTACAGTAATTACATCTTTCATTTTAATACAAAACAGTACTAAATAA